One Argonema galeatum A003/A1 DNA window includes the following coding sequences:
- a CDS encoding WD40 repeat domain-containing protein encodes VRSVCFSPNGEYLATASDDRTAKLWRVEGLEELLARGCEWLKFYFASHREARERLQVCGDRRI; translated from the coding sequence GGGTAAGGAGTGTCTGCTTTAGTCCGAATGGGGAATATCTGGCGACTGCATCGGATGACAGAACTGCTAAGTTGTGGCGGGTAGAAGGATTAGAGGAATTGTTGGCGCGGGGGTGCGAGTGGTTGAAATTTTACTTTGCTTCCCATCGGGAGGCGCGGGAAAGGTTGCAGGTGTGTGGGGATAGGCGGATTTGA
- a CDS encoding AAA-like domain-containing protein, whose translation MKQLGGTMSTYKYKVGGSLEANDPSYVRRKADENLYNGLKSGDFCYVLNSRQMGKSSLRVRTMKRLQAEGISCASIDITMMGSDSLTPEIWYGGIAFALLDSFPLLDKIDFKAWWQRYQFLPPVQRVNELLKNVLLREVSVNIVIFIDEIDSILKIKFKDDFFAFIRACYNQRVNNPEYKRLTFCLLGVATPSDLIQDRQRTPFNIGCAIQLTGFSFNEAKLSLTAGLAEKVDDAERVLQQILDWTGGQPFLTQKLCNLVVEKAEDRKANVKKLVQRYIIENWEGQDYPEHLRTIRDRILKNEERAGRLLGLYQQVLERNPVYSEKPGFLGGFSPDEEIELQLSGLVVKKNGKLQVYNQIYQQVFNRDWVEGELANLRLYSEAITAWLASKREDTSRLLRGEALGEALQWKVGKSLSVEDNDFLDASQQFAYKESEQARQILEEANREAKQLIAEAKEGTKIELAGVRALQLFESKTGKIEALLAAMEAGQDLQKLVRGRRLLDYPATSPLLALQQILLSIRERNQFSGHQGGVRSVCFSPNGEYLATASDDRTAKLWDLAGNQIAEFSGHQGGVRSV comes from the coding sequence ATGAAACAGTTAGGAGGAACTATGTCAACTTATAAATATAAAGTCGGGGGAAGTTTAGAAGCAAATGACCCTAGTTATGTGAGGCGAAAAGCAGACGAAAACCTTTATAATGGGTTAAAATCTGGCGATTTTTGTTATGTGTTGAACTCGCGACAGATGGGTAAGTCTAGTTTGCGGGTACGCACGATGAAACGGTTGCAAGCAGAAGGGATAAGCTGTGCTTCAATTGATATTACGATGATGGGTAGCGATTCTCTAACGCCGGAGATTTGGTATGGGGGAATCGCATTTGCTTTATTAGATAGTTTCCCTCTTTTGGATAAGATTGATTTTAAGGCTTGGTGGCAAAGATATCAGTTTTTGCCACCAGTGCAACGGGTAAATGAGTTGCTGAAAAATGTCCTCTTGCGCGAAGTGTCTGTAAATATTGTAATTTTTATTGATGAAATTGATAGTATTTTAAAGATTAAGTTTAAAGATGATTTTTTTGCCTTTATTCGCGCTTGCTATAATCAGCGAGTTAATAATCCCGAATACAAGCGATTGACCTTTTGTTTGTTGGGAGTCGCGACGCCTTCAGATTTGATTCAAGACAGACAGCGAACGCCATTTAATATTGGTTGTGCGATTCAGTTGACTGGGTTTAGTTTCAATGAAGCAAAGTTATCTTTAACGGCGGGATTGGCAGAAAAAGTAGATGATGCGGAAAGGGTTTTGCAACAGATATTGGATTGGACGGGTGGACAACCTTTTCTGACGCAGAAGTTGTGTAACTTGGTGGTGGAAAAGGCGGAAGATAGAAAGGCGAATGTTAAAAAATTGGTGCAAAGGTATATTATCGAAAATTGGGAAGGACAGGATTATCCGGAACATTTGCGGACTATTCGAGATCGGATTTTGAAGAATGAGGAACGCGCTGGTAGATTGTTGGGATTGTATCAGCAAGTTTTAGAGAGAAACCCGGTCTATTCGGAGAAACCGGGTTTCTTGGGTGGTTTCTCGCCAGATGAAGAAATCGAATTGCAGCTATCCGGTTTGGTGGTAAAAAAAAATGGGAAGTTGCAAGTTTATAACCAAATTTATCAGCAAGTTTTTAATCGCGATTGGGTAGAAGGGGAATTAGCTAACCTGCGTCTTTATAGTGAGGCGATTACTGCTTGGTTAGCATCGAAGCGAGAGGATACATCGCGACTGCTGCGCGGAGAAGCATTGGGGGAAGCTTTGCAGTGGAAAGTGGGTAAAAGTTTGAGTGTGGAAGATAATGATTTTTTAGATGCGAGTCAACAATTTGCCTATAAGGAATCAGAACAGGCGAGACAAATTTTAGAGGAGGCGAATCGGGAAGCAAAGCAACTAATTGCAGAAGCGAAGGAAGGGACGAAAATAGAACTCGCTGGCGTGAGGGCGTTGCAATTGTTTGAGTCGAAAACTGGGAAAATCGAAGCTTTGTTGGCGGCGATGGAGGCGGGACAAGACTTGCAGAAATTGGTGCGGGGTCGCCGCTTGTTGGATTATCCCGCTACCAGTCCTCTGTTGGCGTTGCAGCAGATTCTCCTGTCTATCCGCGAACGCAATCAATTTAGCGGACATCAAGGCGGGGTAAGGAGTGTCTGCTTTAGTCCGAATGGGGAATATCTGGCGACTGCATCGGATGACAGAACTGCTAAGTTGTGGGATTTGGCGGGTAATCAAATTGCTGAATTTAGCGGTCATCAAGGCGGGGTAAGGAGTGTCTG